From a region of the Lactuca sativa cultivar Salinas chromosome 4, Lsat_Salinas_v11, whole genome shotgun sequence genome:
- the LOC111898933 gene encoding PITH domain-containing protein At3g04780, producing the protein MSTESTSAIVRNQVDLLDFIDWTGVECLNQNTTHPYPNALKQGYREDEGLNLESDADEQLLIYIPFTQVIKLHSIVIKGPEEEGPQTVKLYTNREHMGFSNVSDFPASDTLALTPENLKGKPVILKYVKFQNVRSLTIFIEDNQSGSDITKVHKIILQGTTVETTDMKGLKKIEDH; encoded by the exons ATGTCTACTGAATCTACTTCCGCAATTGTAAGGAACCAG GTCGATTTACTCGATTTCATAGACTGGACGGGAGTTGAATGCCTCAATCAAAATACTACTCATCCTTACCCCAATGCTCTCAAACAG GGTTATAGAGAAGATGAgggtctgaatttggagagtgaTGCAGATGAGCAACTTCTGATTTACATACCATTTACTCAAGTTATCAAACTGCATTCTATTGTCATTAAAGGACCTGAGGAGGAAG GTCCTCAAACTGTTAAACTTTATACAAACAGGGAGCATATGGGATTCAG TAATGTTAGCGACTTCCCTGCTAGTGACACACTTGCTTTAACCCCAGAGAACCTCAAG ggAAAGCCTGTTATCTTGAAGTATGTTAAGTTTCAAAATGTTCGAAG CTTGACAATATTTATTGAAGACAATCAATCTGGTTCCGATATTACAAAAGTTCACAAGATTATTCTGCAAGGAACCAC AGTTGAAACAACGGATATGAAGGGGTTGAAGAAGATTGAGGATCACTAG